Genomic window (Campylobacter sp. RM16704):
CTTATGCTTGGGAATTTGTAACTGAAATTTTAAAACTTCCTAAAGATAGACTTTATGTAACAGTTCATGAAAATGACGATGAAGCTTATAAGTTGTGGCAAAAACATATAGAAAAAGAAAGAATTTATAAATTTGGCGATAAAGATAATTTTTGGCAAATGGGCGATACTGGACCATGTGGGCCTTGTAGTGAAATTTTTTACGATCAAGGAAGTGAGCATTTTAATTCTAGTGAAGATTATATGGGTGGTGATGGAGATAGGTTTTTAGAAATTTGGAATCTAGTTTTTATGCAGTATGAAAGAAGTACAGATGGCACACTAAGTCCTTTACCAAAGCCAAGCATTGATACAGGTATGGGACTTGAAAGAGTTAGTGCTATAAAAGAAGGAAAATTTAGTAATTTTGATAGTTCTTTATTTATGCCTATCATAGAAAAAATAGCAAAACTTTGTGGTAAAACTTATACCTATGAAAGTGGAGCTAGCTTTAGAGTGATAGCTGATCATATTAGATCAAGTGTATTTTTACTAGCTCAAGGGGTTGGCTTTGACAAAGAAGGTAGAGGTTATGTTTTAAGAAGAATTTTACGCCGCGCATTAAGACATGGGTATTTACTAGGACTTAAAAAACCTTTTATGCATGAGCTTGTAAATGTGGTTTGTGAATTAATGGGCGAACATTATACCTACTTAAATGAAAAAAAAGAATTTATTAAAGAGCAAATCAAACTAGAAGAAGAAAGATTTTTAAGTACTATTGAAAATGGCATAGAAATTTTTAACGAAGAGCTTAAAAACACCAAAGATATTTTTAGCGGTGAAGTAGCTTTTAAGCTTTATGATACCTATGGTTTTCCACTTGATTTAACTGCTGATATGCTAAGAGAAAAAAATATCAGCGTAGATGAGGCTAAATTTAATGCTTTAATGCAAGAACAAAAAGATAGAGCTAAAGCTTCTTGGAAAGGAAGTGGAGACAAGGCAATTAGTGGGGATTTTAAAATTTTACTTGAAAAATTTGGCAAAAATACCTTTAGTGGATATGAAAATTATAAAGAAAAAACTAAAATTTTAGCTATTTTAGATGAAAATTTCAAAACTATATCTGAAGCTAAAAATGGACAAATAGTATGGCTGATGCTTGAAAAAACTCCATTTTACGCAACAAGTGGTGGGCAAAGTGCTGATATAGGATTTATCAACGAGAGTGAAGTTTTAGATACGCAAAAATTCTTTGATATTAATCTAAGCCAGGTTAAACTAAAACAAGATATAAAAACCGACGATGAAATTATAGCTTATATAGATACAAAAAAAAGAGAGCAAATCGCAAGACACCATAGTGCAACACATTTACTCCACCATGCTCTAAGAGAAATTCTTGGCTCGCATATAAGTCAAGCAGGCTCTTTAGTAGAATACAATAAACTAAGATTTGATTTTACTCATCCAAAAGCCCTAAACAAAGAAGAATTAAACAAAATAGAAACTTTAGTAAATACTTACATTATGGAAGCAAATGAAGCTAAGATTGAAATTTTGGATTTGGAAGAAGCTAAAAAAAGCGGTGCTATAGCTTTATTTAGTGAAAAATATCAAGATAAAGTAAGAGTTTTAACCTTAGGAGCTAGTAAAGAGCTTTGCGGTGGAACTCATGTAAAAAATAGTTCAGAGATTGGTAGTTTTTACATAGTAAAAGAAAGTGGTGTTAGTGCTGGAGTTAGAAGAATAGAAGCTGTAGTTAGC
Coding sequences:
- the alaS gene encoding alanine--tRNA ligase — encoded protein: MDIRKEYLEFFKSKGHEITPSSPLVPDDASLLFTNAGMVPFKSIFTGEVPRPNPPRKTSCQTCIRAGGKHNDLDNVGYTARHHTFFEMLGNFSFGDYFKEEAIAYAWEFVTEILKLPKDRLYVTVHENDDEAYKLWQKHIEKERIYKFGDKDNFWQMGDTGPCGPCSEIFYDQGSEHFNSSEDYMGGDGDRFLEIWNLVFMQYERSTDGTLSPLPKPSIDTGMGLERVSAIKEGKFSNFDSSLFMPIIEKIAKLCGKTYTYESGASFRVIADHIRSSVFLLAQGVGFDKEGRGYVLRRILRRALRHGYLLGLKKPFMHELVNVVCELMGEHYTYLNEKKEFIKEQIKLEEERFLSTIENGIEIFNEELKNTKDIFSGEVAFKLYDTYGFPLDLTADMLREKNISVDEAKFNALMQEQKDRAKASWKGSGDKAISGDFKILLEKFGKNTFSGYENYKEKTKILAILDENFKTISEAKNGQIVWLMLEKTPFYATSGGQSADIGFINESEVLDTQKFFDINLSQVKLKQDIKTDDEIIAYIDTKKREQIARHHSATHLLHHALREILGSHISQAGSLVEYNKLRFDFTHPKALNKEELNKIETLVNTYIMEANEAKIEILDLEEAKKSGAIALFSEKYQDKVRVLTLGASKELCGGTHVKNSSEIGSFYIVKESGVSAGVRRIEAVVSKAALDYINENLKELSQIKEELKTHDILNYVAKLKNEITNLKNELKNSNKIELNSKELNGTIYCVQKIDNGDIKTMIDEFKNKSNKAVILLLQEKEGKITIAAGVKEAPLKAGNLVKEIAQILGGNGGGRDDFATAGGKDINKIDQALNHAKKIIEESLV